The following coding sequences lie in one Streptomyces venezuelae genomic window:
- a CDS encoding alpha/beta fold hydrolase produces MGVLRSSSRVGLTSLSDGAQVHWTAALPDGAGGDGAGAGGGRTSPVVLLHGGPGLPDYLGDVAGMVADLAPVYRYDQRGTGRSVWQGRHTFARHVGDLAELLDAWGAARAVLVAHSYGADLAARFCLAHPDRVAAVLLMCGPFLGDWRAGYRAERDRRMTDAQRERLRVLEELPHRSEEQEVQLLTLAWFTDHADHSDAGRGWRWAERDARLRRPVNWGMNRELGAAGRADPLDGHLDELRACLPVRAELLGGCDDPRPLSALDGLARSLGLPLTRIEGGGHEPWLERPDAVRACLRRFVRGRS; encoded by the coding sequence ATGGGTGTCCTGCGGTCGTCCTCGCGGGTGGGTCTCACGTCACTCAGTGACGGGGCGCAGGTGCACTGGACCGCGGCGCTGCCGGACGGCGCGGGTGGGGACGGTGCGGGCGCAGGCGGTGGGCGGACGTCGCCCGTCGTGCTGCTGCACGGCGGTCCCGGGCTCCCCGACTATCTGGGCGACGTCGCCGGCATGGTCGCGGACCTCGCGCCCGTGTACCGGTACGACCAGCGCGGGACCGGGCGGTCGGTGTGGCAGGGGCGTCATACGTTCGCGCGGCACGTCGGCGACCTCGCCGAGCTCCTCGACGCGTGGGGCGCGGCCCGTGCCGTGCTGGTCGCGCACTCCTACGGTGCCGATCTCGCCGCCCGGTTCTGTCTCGCGCACCCGGACCGGGTGGCCGCCGTGCTGCTGATGTGCGGGCCGTTCCTCGGGGACTGGCGTGCCGGGTACCGGGCCGAGCGGGATCGCCGCATGACCGACGCGCAGCGGGAGCGGCTCCGCGTACTGGAGGAGTTGCCGCACCGCAGCGAGGAGCAGGAGGTCCAGCTGCTCACCCTGGCGTGGTTCACCGATCATGCCGATCATTCCGATGCCGGACGTGGGTGGCGGTGGGCCGAGCGCGACGCGCGGCTGAGGCGGCCCGTCAACTGGGGGATGAACCGTGAGCTGGGCGCGGCGGGGCGGGCAGATCCCCTCGACGGGCATCTGGACGAGTTGCGCGCGTGTCTGCCCGTGCGGGCGGAGCTGCTGGGCGGGTGCGACGACCCGCGGCCGCTGTCGGCGCTCGACGGCCTCGCGCGGTCGCTCGGTCTGCCGCTGACCCGGATCGAGGGCGGCGGTCACGAGCCCTGGCTGGAGCGGCCCGACGCCGTGCGGGCCTGTCTGCGGCGTTTCGTGCGGGGGCGTTCCTGA
- the tsaD gene encoding tRNA (adenosine(37)-N6)-threonylcarbamoyltransferase complex transferase subunit TsaD produces MGQGKPVVLGIESSCDETGAGIVRDGELLAHVVASSMDEHARYGGVVPEIAARAHLHAFNPVVRQALDQAGLRLTQLDAVAVTTGPGLSGALQVGLAGAKTLAYAAGVPLYGVHHLAGHVAADTLEHGPLPEPCVVLIVSGGHTSLLLVRDLVREPILHLGDTLDDAAGECFDKVARILGLPYPGGPAIDRAARDGDPRAVAFPRPLTRPGDDPYAFSFSGLKTAAARWVERHRLRGEDLSVADGAAALQEAVADVLTRKALAACRAYDVRTLVVVGGVAANSRVRGLAEERCAAAGIELRVPPMTLCTDNGAMIAAVGDLLMRSDAEPAPLNVSIDPSAPLAYASLTPLPSAPGRAA; encoded by the coding sequence GTGGGTCAAGGCAAACCAGTCGTGCTGGGCATCGAGTCGTCGTGCGACGAGACCGGAGCGGGGATCGTCCGGGACGGAGAGCTGCTCGCGCACGTGGTCGCGTCGAGCATGGACGAGCACGCGCGGTACGGCGGCGTCGTGCCCGAGATCGCCGCCCGCGCCCACCTGCACGCCTTCAACCCGGTCGTACGACAGGCCCTCGACCAGGCAGGACTGCGGCTGACGCAGCTCGACGCGGTCGCCGTCACCACCGGTCCCGGCCTGTCCGGCGCCCTCCAGGTGGGGCTCGCCGGCGCCAAGACCCTGGCCTACGCGGCCGGGGTGCCGCTGTACGGCGTGCACCACCTGGCCGGACACGTCGCCGCCGACACCCTGGAGCACGGCCCGCTGCCCGAACCGTGCGTCGTGCTCATCGTCTCGGGCGGGCACACCTCGCTGCTCCTGGTCCGGGACCTCGTGCGCGAGCCGATCCTGCACCTCGGGGACACGCTCGACGACGCGGCGGGGGAGTGCTTCGACAAGGTCGCCCGCATCCTGGGCCTGCCGTATCCGGGCGGGCCCGCGATCGACCGCGCGGCACGGGACGGGGATCCGCGGGCCGTGGCGTTCCCGCGGCCGCTGACCCGCCCCGGCGACGACCCGTACGCCTTCTCCTTCTCCGGGCTCAAGACCGCCGCGGCCCGCTGGGTCGAACGGCACCGCCTCCGGGGCGAGGACCTGTCGGTGGCCGACGGGGCCGCCGCGCTGCAGGAGGCCGTCGCCGACGTACTGACCCGCAAGGCACTGGCGGCCTGTCGCGCGTACGACGTGCGGACGCTGGTCGTCGTCGGAGGCGTGGCGGCGAACTCCCGGGTCCGCGGACTCGCCGAGGAGCGGTGCGCGGCCGCCGGGATCGAGCTGCGCGTGCCGCCCATGACGCTGTGCACCGACAACGGCGCGATGATCGCCGCCGTCGGCGATCTGCTGATGCGCTCCGACGCCGAGCCCGCGCCGCTGAACGTGTCGATCGACCCGTCGGCGCCGCTCGCATACGCCTCGCTCACCCCGCTGCCGAGCGCACCGGGACGGGCTGCCTGA
- a CDS encoding carbon-nitrogen hydrolase, whose translation MRLITAYNPPASPTRTRPAERSPLRVAAVQQRWHRDPDEHRAALREGIRLAAAEGARVVCLQELTLSPYFAVVRKADHPAPAEPEELLTGPTFTFAAEAAREHGLYVHASLYERAPAPDGEDDGLGYNTAILVAPDGSLAQRTRKTHIPVSEGYYEDHWFRQGPAGDDAFPLVRVDDAHLGLPTCWDQWFPELARAYSLAGADVLVYPTAIGSEPGHPGFDTQPIWQKVITGNAIANATFMVVPNRIGSENGLTFYGSSFIVDPYGRVLAQAPRDEPAVLVADLDLDARRDWLELFPFLATRRPDAYGPLTSTN comes from the coding sequence ATGCGTCTGATCACCGCGTACAACCCGCCCGCGTCCCCCACCAGGACCCGCCCCGCCGAACGGTCCCCCCTCCGCGTGGCCGCCGTGCAGCAGCGCTGGCACCGCGACCCGGACGAGCACCGCGCGGCCCTGCGCGAGGGCATCCGTCTCGCGGCGGCGGAAGGCGCGCGCGTGGTGTGCCTCCAGGAGCTGACGCTGTCGCCGTACTTCGCGGTCGTGCGCAAGGCCGACCACCCCGCCCCGGCCGAGCCCGAGGAGCTGCTCACCGGCCCGACGTTCACGTTCGCCGCCGAGGCGGCACGCGAGCACGGGCTGTACGTGCACGCCTCGCTGTACGAGCGGGCCCCCGCGCCGGACGGCGAGGACGACGGGCTCGGCTACAACACGGCGATCCTCGTCGCCCCGGACGGCAGCCTCGCCCAGCGCACCCGCAAGACCCACATCCCTGTCTCGGAGGGCTACTACGAGGACCACTGGTTCCGCCAGGGCCCGGCCGGCGACGACGCGTTCCCGCTGGTCCGGGTCGACGACGCCCACCTCGGCCTGCCGACCTGCTGGGACCAGTGGTTCCCGGAGCTGGCCCGCGCCTACTCCCTGGCCGGTGCCGACGTCCTCGTCTACCCGACCGCCATCGGCTCCGAGCCCGGCCACCCCGGCTTCGACACGCAGCCGATCTGGCAGAAGGTCATCACCGGCAACGCGATCGCCAACGCGACGTTCATGGTGGTGCCGAACCGCATCGGCTCCGAGAACGGCCTCACGTTCTACGGGAGTTCGTTCATCGTCGACCCCTACGGCCGGGTCCTCGCGCAGGCCCCGCGCGACGAGCCCGCCGTCCTGGTCGCCGACCTCGACCTCGACGCGCGCCGCGACTGGCTGGAGCTCTTCCCGTTCCTGGCGACGCGCCGCCCGGACGCGTACGGGCCGCTGACGTCCACGAACTGA
- a CDS encoding LacI family DNA-binding transcriptional regulator, with protein sequence MNARTVTLLDVARAAGVSKSTASDALQGAGRVAEATREHVREVAARLGYRPNSAARRLRRASTGAIGLHLPQTATRLDYYMNLAFGAVARAQEEGFDVVLLAPATGTHEPLASRVDGLLVIDPELDDPAVPGLLGAGIPVVTGERYLGSAPAPSGAVICDNSASLTALLDHVHARGARRPALLAPADTSAWAAALHGTAGVWGRMHDVPVEVRTVSFAATPREAEEATLALLAQAPEIDAVICAPDGAAPGVLHAAAAQGRAVGRDFYVAACVDGTAVRGAAPPVTAVDLRPSAYGHACAELLCDILAGRTDPATVRTHQWALEARASTLGPAD encoded by the coding sequence GTGAATGCCCGTACCGTCACTCTCCTCGACGTCGCCCGCGCCGCCGGAGTCTCCAAGAGCACCGCCTCCGACGCCCTGCAGGGCGCGGGCCGCGTCGCGGAGGCCACCCGCGAGCACGTCAGGGAGGTCGCCGCCCGCCTCGGCTACCGGCCGAACAGCGCCGCGCGCAGGCTCCGCCGCGCCAGTACCGGCGCCATCGGGCTGCACCTGCCCCAGACGGCGACGCGCCTCGACTACTACATGAACCTCGCCTTCGGTGCCGTCGCCCGCGCCCAGGAGGAAGGCTTCGACGTCGTCCTGCTCGCGCCCGCCACCGGCACGCACGAACCGCTCGCCTCACGCGTCGACGGCCTCCTCGTCATCGACCCCGAGCTCGACGACCCCGCCGTGCCGGGTCTCCTCGGCGCGGGCATCCCCGTCGTCACCGGCGAGCGCTACCTCGGGTCGGCCCCCGCCCCCAGCGGCGCGGTCATCTGCGACAACTCCGCCTCCCTGACCGCCCTCCTGGACCACGTGCACGCCCGCGGCGCCCGCCGCCCCGCCCTGCTGGCGCCCGCCGACACCTCCGCGTGGGCCGCGGCGCTGCACGGCACGGCCGGTGTCTGGGGGCGTATGCACGACGTGCCGGTCGAGGTCCGCACGGTCTCCTTCGCGGCGACGCCCCGCGAGGCGGAGGAGGCCACGCTCGCGCTCCTCGCCCAGGCGCCGGAGATCGACGCGGTGATCTGCGCCCCGGACGGCGCGGCACCGGGGGTGCTCCACGCGGCCGCCGCCCAGGGCCGTGCCGTGGGTCGCGACTTCTACGTGGCCGCCTGCGTGGACGGAACCGCAGTCCGCGGCGCGGCGCCGCCCGTCACCGCCGTCGACCTGCGCCCTTCGGCGTACGGGCACGCCTGCGCGGAACTCCTCTGCGACATCCTCGCGGGCCGCACCGACCCGGCGACGGTCCGTACCCACCAGTGGGCCCTGGAGGCCCGCGCCTCCACGCTCGGCCCGGCCGACTGA
- a CDS encoding DUF2945 domain-containing protein codes for MAKEKKLKKGDQVSWKSHGQTVPGKVKKKITERTEAAGRSVDASKDEPQYEVISDKSGRNAVHKPGSLRKKGGGS; via the coding sequence GTGGCCAAGGAAAAGAAGCTCAAAAAGGGTGACCAGGTCTCCTGGAAAAGTCATGGGCAGACCGTTCCTGGCAAGGTGAAGAAGAAGATCACGGAGCGTACGGAGGCCGCGGGGCGCAGCGTCGACGCGTCCAAGGACGAGCCCCAGTACGAAGTCATCAGTGACAAGTCCGGCCGCAACGCCGTCCACAAGCCGGGTTCTCTGCGCAAGAAGGGCGGCGGCTCTTGA
- a CDS encoding DUF3140 domain-containing protein has protein sequence MSGDGDGEGKEQRDDTYKEFKEAVNMTPRALKDWLATDDSKSVGQSDGGGESVGHASGRRIIELLEKKKADLTDSDIAHMRKVVGYVHRHLKQRPSGDVTETRWRYSLMNWGHDPTA, from the coding sequence TTGAGCGGCGACGGCGACGGCGAAGGAAAAGAGCAGCGGGACGACACCTACAAAGAATTCAAGGAAGCCGTCAATATGACGCCTCGCGCGCTCAAGGACTGGCTGGCCACGGACGACTCGAAGAGCGTGGGCCAGTCGGACGGCGGCGGCGAGAGCGTGGGACACGCGTCCGGGCGCCGCATCATCGAACTCCTGGAAAAGAAGAAGGCCGATCTCACGGACAGCGACATCGCGCACATGCGTAAAGTCGTCGGATACGTGCACCGCCATCTGAAGCAGCGGCCGAGCGGCGACGTCACGGAAACGCGGTGGCGATACTCCCTCATGAACTGGGGGCACGACCCGACGGCGTAG